Proteins found in one Lepeophtheirus salmonis chromosome 9, UVic_Lsal_1.4, whole genome shotgun sequence genomic segment:
- the LOC121124334 gene encoding beta-galactoside alpha-2,6-sialyltransferase 2-like, translating to MNFLGYIGFMFFLVLSYLFISWCTFWQVVSKAEDDTDIYSSRSTVQMNDDELKSKLEAKVGEEESEEMRRIKAFENKVISNLRQTVMDNGKKILAGDFENKFQVEFKGWREPPLNISQSPSELLCDMKKKVKFHMFKKGDPFFRTKQLDQFFRPSPFLSNKAYNSCAVVTNSGSLINSGHGTFIDSHDLIIRFNDGPTSGFEKDVGSKTSLRVVNSKIIFKPEFGFLGPKSLYSSSAVLVWDPTNYTASVSEWYSHPDQPFFENFFAKRRIKPEEPLYLLHPGSLWSIWDWLQSHSKWPMVPHPTTSGFLGLAIAIQHCRIVRSFEYIPSLRYSNKCHYHGIQTETGKTCTYEAWYPVSTEKLMALALNIGKKKEIYSEGFLTIPGFAGLNC from the coding sequence ATGAATTTCCTTGGATATATTGGATTTATGTTCTTCTTAGTCTTAAGCTATCTCTTCATTAGCTGGTGTACTTTTTGGCAAGTAGTCTCCAAAGCAGAGGATGATACGGACATTTACAGTTCACGATCCACTGTTCAAATGAATGACGATGAACTGAAAAGTAAACTTGAAGCGAAGGTTGGTGAAGAAGAGTCTGAGGAAATGAGGCGGATTAAGGCCTTTGAAAATAAAGTCATCTCCAATCTGCGTCAAACTGTTATGGATAATGGAAAGAAGATCCTTGCTggagattttgaaaataaatttcaagtaGAGTTCAAGGGTTGGAGAGAACCACCCCTAAATATCAGCCAGTCCCCATCTGAGCTCCTCtgtgatatgaaaaaaaaagttaagtttcatatgtttaaaaaaggtGATCCTTTTTTTAGAACTAAGCAATTAGATCAATTCTTCAGGCCCAGTCCTTTTCTTAGTAACAAAGCATACAACAGCTGTGCTGTAGTGACAAATTCTGGTTCTTTGATTAACTCTGGACATGGAACCTTTATTGACAGTCATGATTTAATAATACGCTTTAACGATGGTCCTACATCTGGATTCGAAAAAGACGTAGGTTCGAAAACTTCTCTTCGTGTTGTAaatagcaaaattatatttaagccCGAATTCGGGTTTCTTGGTCCTAAAAGCCTATATTCATCCTCTGCAGTACTCGTTTGGGACCCAACTAATTATACAGCTAGTGTTTCAGAGTGGTACTCACATCCAGATCAGcctttttttgagaatttttttgcaaagcgACGAATAAAACCAGAAGAACCTCTGTATCTTTTACATCCAGGAAGTCTATGGTCCATTTGGGACTGGCTACAATCTCATTCAAAATGGCCGATGGTTCCACATCCAACGACTTCTGGCTTTTTGGGACTTGCTATTGCAATCCAACATTGCAGAATTGTTaggagttttgaatatattccaTCCCTCCGCTATTCTAATAAATGTCATTACCATGGAATTCAAACAGAAACTGGTAAGACATGTACCTATGAAGCCTGGTATCCTGTTTCTACAGAAAAGTTAATGGCGTTGGCTCTCAACataggaaaaaagaaagaaatttactCAGAGGGATTTTTAACCATTCCAGGATTCGCAGGGCTTAATTGTTAA